In the genome of Actinomadura graeca, one region contains:
- a CDS encoding 2-oxoacid:acceptor oxidoreductase subunit alpha, with product MTKQVQQLDRVIIRFAGDSGDGMQLTGDRFTQETAAFGNDLSTLPNFPAEIRAPAGTLPGVSSFQLHFADHDILTPGDAPNVLVAMNPAALKANLGDLPRGADLIVNTDEFTKRNLAKVGYAADPVQDGSLAEYRVHALPLTSMTVTALTGFEISKKDAERAKNMFALGLLSWLYHRPTEGTVSFLEKKFARKPDIMKANIAAFQAGWSYGETTEAFSVQYEIKPAEHDPGVYRNITGNVALAYGLVAAGERSGLPIYLGSYPITPASDILHELSKHKKFGVRTFQAEDEIAAVGAALGASFGGSLGVTTTSGPGIALKSETIGLGVATELPLLVIDVQRAGPSTGLPTKTEQADLLQAMHGRNGEAPVPVIAPQSPSDCFDAALEAARIAVKYRTPVILLSDGYLANGSEPWRLPDVASLPRIEPDFAAPGQEDFQPFRRDPETLARPWAIPGTAGLEHRIGGLEKADGSGNISYDPANHDRMVRLRQAKVDGIANDIAPLAVDDPSGEARVLVLGWGGTFGAISAAVRRVRGNGQRVAQAHLRHLNPFPANLPEVLRSYDKVVVPEINLGQLALLLRGRFLVDVIGYNQVRGLPFKAEELQGVIQDVIDSE from the coding sequence GTGACCAAACAGGTCCAGCAACTCGACCGGGTCATCATCCGCTTCGCCGGTGACTCCGGTGACGGCATGCAGTTGACCGGCGACCGCTTCACCCAGGAGACGGCGGCGTTCGGCAACGACTTGTCGACGCTGCCGAACTTCCCGGCCGAGATCCGTGCCCCTGCCGGAACCCTCCCCGGCGTGTCCAGTTTCCAGTTGCACTTCGCCGACCACGACATCCTGACACCGGGCGACGCGCCCAACGTCCTGGTCGCGATGAATCCCGCCGCCCTCAAGGCCAACCTCGGGGACCTCCCCCGCGGGGCGGATCTGATCGTCAACACCGACGAGTTCACCAAGCGGAACCTCGCGAAGGTCGGCTACGCGGCCGACCCGGTCCAGGACGGCTCGCTCGCCGAGTACCGGGTCCACGCGCTGCCGCTGACCTCGATGACGGTGACGGCCCTCACCGGCTTCGAGATCTCCAAGAAGGACGCCGAGCGCGCCAAGAACATGTTCGCCCTCGGGCTGCTGTCGTGGCTGTACCACCGGCCCACCGAGGGGACGGTCTCGTTCCTGGAGAAGAAGTTCGCCCGCAAGCCCGACATCATGAAGGCCAACATCGCCGCGTTCCAGGCGGGCTGGAGCTACGGCGAGACCACCGAGGCGTTCTCGGTGCAGTACGAGATCAAGCCGGCCGAGCACGACCCGGGCGTGTACCGCAACATCACCGGGAACGTGGCACTGGCGTACGGGCTGGTCGCGGCCGGTGAGCGGAGCGGACTGCCGATCTACCTGGGCTCCTACCCGATCACCCCGGCGTCCGACATCCTGCACGAGCTGTCCAAGCACAAGAAGTTCGGGGTCAGAACGTTCCAGGCGGAGGACGAGATCGCCGCGGTCGGCGCCGCGCTCGGCGCCTCGTTCGGCGGGTCCCTCGGCGTCACGACGACGTCCGGGCCGGGCATCGCGCTGAAGAGCGAGACGATCGGGCTCGGCGTGGCGACCGAGTTGCCGCTGCTGGTGATCGACGTGCAGCGCGCCGGGCCGTCCACCGGGCTGCCGACCAAGACCGAGCAGGCGGACCTGCTCCAGGCCATGCACGGCCGCAACGGCGAGGCGCCGGTCCCGGTGATCGCGCCGCAGTCGCCGTCCGACTGCTTCGACGCCGCGCTGGAGGCGGCCCGGATCGCGGTGAAGTACCGCACCCCGGTCATCCTGCTGTCCGACGGCTACCTCGCCAACGGCTCCGAGCCGTGGCGGCTGCCGGACGTGGCGTCGCTGCCGCGGATCGAGCCGGACTTCGCGGCTCCCGGCCAGGAGGACTTCCAGCCGTTCCGGCGCGACCCGGAGACCCTGGCCCGGCCATGGGCGATCCCGGGCACGGCCGGGCTGGAGCACCGGATCGGCGGCCTGGAGAAGGCCGACGGGTCCGGGAACATCTCCTACGACCCGGCCAACCACGACCGCATGGTCCGGCTCCGGCAGGCCAAGGTCGACGGCATCGCGAACGACATCGCGCCCCTCGCCGTGGACGACCCGTCCGGTGAGGCCCGGGTGCTGGTGCTCGGGTGGGGCGGGACGTTCGGGGCGATCTCCGCGGCCGTCCGCCGCGTCCGCGGGAACGGGCAGCGCGTCGCGCAGGCCCACCTGCGGCACCTCAATCCCTTCCCGGCGAACCTGCCCGAGGTCCTGCGGTCCTACGACAAGGTCGTGGTGCCGGAGATCAACCTCGGCCAGCTCGCGCTGCTGCTGCGCGGCCGGTTCCTCGTCGACGTGATCGGCTACAACCAGGTCCGCGGCCTTCCCTTCAAGGCCGAGGAACTCCAGGGCGTCATCCAGGATGTGATCGACAGTGAGTGA